A single genomic interval of Candidatus Acidiferrales bacterium harbors:
- a CDS encoding site-specific DNA-methyltransferase, translating into MRGIRYLIADARKSKQIFLKHGYPKPTLILTSPPYHDIKNYGNSKNQLGFNQTYEQYLKDVANVFQQCYEISKLNATFWLVVDTIRKNGSTVTLPFDINNKLHELYKNDTWNLKEIIVWNKYKNTPWQAKGRLKNQFEYILFFTKGRNFKYRIDKTREITDYKNWWLTYPERYNSNGKVPSNIWEFTIPIRGWGNSRQEHMCPFPFPLIERILSISSDKGDMIFDPFVGSGSTLALANEMGRRAIGFDVNSKYKREFEEDVLVGARLYWSKRKQELDTVKKKISKFRSINLSLRKLKAGFEIIENQPRNVKRQFLFFALFATRRRAQADLIMVPKSGNQKQLKTSGIQRMANDISEIFRTSISVKTISKQRFNHLFPRRQSFFAYNKDHIFKYLFKMRSKEIVNANGTIKPGLLFSDLKLALDPKNALEKL; encoded by the coding sequence ATGAGGGGTATTCGGTATTTAATAGCTGATGCTAGAAAAAGTAAACAAATCTTCCTAAAACATGGATACCCTAAGCCTACTCTTATTCTGACTTCTCCACCTTACCATGATATTAAGAACTACGGGAATTCGAAAAATCAACTCGGTTTCAACCAGACGTATGAACAATATTTAAAGGACGTTGCTAATGTCTTTCAGCAGTGTTACGAAATATCGAAACTCAATGCGACATTCTGGTTGGTTGTGGATACAATCAGGAAAAACGGTAGTACCGTGACCCTGCCTTTTGATATAAACAATAAGCTGCATGAACTGTATAAGAACGATACTTGGAATTTGAAAGAAATCATAGTCTGGAACAAATACAAGAACACACCATGGCAAGCAAAGGGACGCCTAAAAAATCAATTTGAGTATATTCTTTTCTTTACCAAAGGGAGAAATTTCAAATACCGAATCGACAAAACACGAGAAATAACCGACTATAAGAATTGGTGGCTCACTTATCCAGAAAGATACAATTCTAATGGTAAGGTCCCGAGCAACATATGGGAATTCACAATCCCAATTCGAGGATGGGGAAATAGCCGCCAAGAACACATGTGTCCTTTTCCTTTCCCGCTCATAGAGAGAATATTGTCCATTTCATCTGACAAAGGGGACATGATTTTTGATCCATTTGTCGGTTCTGGATCGACCTTGGCTCTTGCGAACGAGATGGGAAGAAGAGCAATTGGTTTCGATGTGAATTCAAAATATAAGAGAGAGTTTGAGGAAGATGTTCTGGTGGGAGCTAGGTTATATTGGAGTAAGCGTAAACAAGAATTGGATACGGTCAAAAAGAAGATAAGCAAATTCAGATCCATCAATCTAAGCCTCAGGAAGCTAAAGGCTGGTTTTGAAATAATCGAAAATCAGCCACGGAATGTAAAGAGGCAATTCCTTTTCTTTGCTCTCTTTGCCACGAGAAGGCGTGCCCAGGCTGACCTTATCATGGTTCCAAAATCAGGAAATCAAAAGCAACTCAAGACCTCTGGGATTCAGCGGATGGCGAATGATATTTCTGAAATTTTTAGAACTAGCATAAGCGTTAAAACCATCAGCAAGCAAAGGTTCAACCATTTATTTCCACGACGCCAGTCTTTCTTCGCATACAACAAGGACCATATTTTTAAGTACTTATTTAAAATGCGATCAAAGGAAATTGTTAATGCAAACGGTACGATCAAACCAGGTCTTTTATTCTCAGATCTAAAGCTCGCTCTTGATCCAAAGAATGCATTAGAAAAACTGTAG